A DNA window from Dunckerocampus dactyliophorus isolate RoL2022-P2 chromosome 17, RoL_Ddac_1.1, whole genome shotgun sequence contains the following coding sequences:
- the zdhhc8a gene encoding palmitoyltransferase ZDHHC8B produces the protein MPGSGADSLKASAFIPVCTAACLLVGSTSLFFVFTCPWLAVTICPAVPPCCAILFLFVLANFTMATFMDAGVLPMANEDEDKDDEFRAPLYKNVDVRGIQVRMKWCASCHFYRPPRCSHCSVCDRCVEDFDHHCPWVNNCIGRRNYRYFFLFLLSLTGHMVCVFSFGLIYVLHHMDDLWKLHCTVTLVVISISGLFLLPVLGLTGFHLFLVSRGRTTNEQVTGKFQGGVNPFTRGCCNNLEYLVCSPTSPSYTARPRKKSVIHIQPPFLRPEIDRQLSVKVTDNGKHSQDLQNKRSSAGPVEQSDMKQQKTPPPLPPKPEHGLLRSHLASMEETGHHTKSIIPVSIPTVPQLRPVLEAISRGSSPIPPEQLLKPSEHQGDSKSPDLNGSPVRGTLPPLQATSTISSSVQFSSMTLNSRSLKHGGCSSRHHGCKSQLPSVHADGPAASSLLASHSSYDNLMDPQCGAQRAAPTVSFFMSLGPDGSVVQRPPPLAYTPQAYSPVFMGVTRHSPQPRDTSPSLPGLTPRDPSPSFPVGYIQREPPFLGSALAMRDMKTHSLSSTPQKSTAATATSRYDAFSKSLISSIHERREMEDRERMLRLQARSQALYGPDASIYDIPCRRSLPPDNVRPQGTRGPTPPAYGSREFLMSTGILGYGLRTSPLSSSSTSSLSRGPNKTSPLQSGSSCSLQGKARSSSPGYSAAERQTSTCTLPRLPSSTTSTTTTPPYASYGTAKRPSLTERKDSVNMGALK, from the exons ATGCCCGTGGCTGGCCGTGACCATCTGCCCTGCTGTGCCGCCATGCTGTGCCATCCTTTTCCTTTTCGTACTGGCCAACTTCACCATGGCAACATTCATGGACGCTGGTGTACTCCCGATGG CAAATGAGGATGAGGACAAGGACGACGAATTCCGGGCCCCCCTTTACAAGAACGTGGACGTGAGGGGCATCCAAGTGCGCATGAAGTGGTGCGCTTCCTGTCACTTCTACAGACCGCCACGCTGCTCACActgcagcgtgtgtgatcgctgtGTGGAG GACTTTGACCATCACTGCCCTTGGGTCAACAACTGCATCGGGAGGAGGAACTACcgttacttcttcctcttcctgttgtCCCTCACCGGTCACATGGTCTGCGTCTTCAGCTTCGGCCTCATCTACGTCCTGCACCACATGGACGACCTGTGGAAGCTGCACTGCACCGTCAC TCTGGTTGTGATCAGTATATCAGGTCTTTTTCTCCTCCCGGTTCTGGGACTGACTGGATTTCACCTGTTCCTCGTGTCCAGGGGACGCACCACCAATGAACAA GTAACCGGCAAGTTTCAGGGGGGAGTGAATCCGTTTACACGCGGTTGTTGCAACAATCTGGAGTATTTAGTCTGCAGTCCCACCTCACCAAG CTACACAGCCAGGCCTCGCAAGAAGTCAGTGATCCACATCCAGCCGCCCTTCCTGAGACCTGAGATTGACAGGCAGCTGTCAGTCAAAGTCACCGACAACGGCAAGCACAGCCaggaccttcaaaataaa CGTTCCTCCGCTGGACCTGTGGAGCAGTCGGATATGAAACAGCAGAAAACTCCGCCTCCTCTGCCACCAAAACCTGAACACGGGCTGCTGAGAAGCCACCTGGCATCCATGGAAG AGACGGGACATCACACCAAGTCCATCATCCCCGTGTCCATTCCCACTGTCCCACAGCTGCGACCAGTCCTGGAGGCCATATCCAGAGGATCCTCACCCATTCCTCCAGAGCAG CTGCTGAAGCCCTCAGAGCACCAAGGGGACAGCAAAAGTCCAGACCTGAATGGAAGCCCCGTGAGAGGCACACTGCCCCCCCTACAGGCCACCAGCACCATCTCGAGCTCCGTGCAGTTCAGCTCTATGACCCTCAACTCACGCTCACTAAAACATGGTGGTTGCAGCAGTCGCCATCACGGCTGCAAATCCCAGTTGCCCTCCGTGCACGCCGATGGTCCCGCCGCCTCAAGTCTGCTGGCCAGTCACAGCAGTTATGATAACCTCATGGACCCCCAGTGTGGGGCTCAGAGAGCAGCTCCTACAGTCAGCTTTTTCATGAGCTTGGGTCCTGATGGCAGCGTGGTGCAGAGGCCTCCCCCTCTGGCCTACACACCTCAGGCCTACAGCCCCGTCTTCATGGGGGTCACACGACACTCCCCTCAGCCCAGAGACACCTCCCCTTCCTTGCCGGGTCTCACCCCCAGAGACCCGTCCCCGTCCTTCCCTGTAGGCTACATCCAAAGAGAGCCCCCTTTCTTGGGGTCAGCTCTAGCAATGCGAGACATGAAGACCCACAGCTTGAGCTCCACACCACAGAAGTCCACCGCTGCCACAGCGACCTCACGGTATGACGCCTTTTCCAAAAGCCTCATCTCCTCTATCCATGAGAGGCGTGAGATGGAGGACAGGGAGCGGATGCTGCGTCTGCAAGCCAGATCCCAAGCCCTCTATGGCCCTGACGCATCCATCTACGACATCCCCTGCAGGAGGAGCCTCCCGCCGGACAACGTCCGACCCCAAGGCACCCGAGGGCCCACCCCTCCTGCTTACGGCTCCAGGGAGTTCCTCATGAGCACGGGGATCCTGGGTTACGGCCTGAGGACGTCCCCTCTCTCCAGCTCGTCCACGTCGTCCCTGAGCCGAGGCCCTAATAAGACATCGCCCCTACAGAGCGGCAGCAGCTGCAGTTTGCAGGGTAAAGCGCGCTCGTCCTCACCGGGCTACTCTGCTGCTGAACGACAAACATCAACGTGCACCCTGCCTCGTTTACCTTCTTCTaccacctccaccaccaccactcctCCATATGCTTCCTACGGCACTGCAAAGCGACCCTCACTCACGGAGAGGAAAGACTCAGTCAACATGGGAGCCTTGAAGTAA